In one window of Erythrolamprus reginae isolate rEryReg1 chromosome 1, rEryReg1.hap1, whole genome shotgun sequence DNA:
- the TNFAIP3 gene encoding tumor necrosis factor alpha-induced protein 3 isoform X2: MAGSQIIPQALYLSNMLKAVKIRELMSEDLVKCNNGIIQHFKTMHRYTIEMFRMCHFCPPFQKLLQKSLIDQATQNSLERQKKLNWCREVKKLMPLKTNGDGNCLMHAASQYMWGVQDIDLLLRKTLFSVLKEADTRNFKLRWQRETLKSQEFVATGLCYDTRNWDDEWDNLVKMASAETSVAHRGLQYTCLEEIHIFVLANILRRPIIVVADKMIRSLQSGSSFSPLNVGGIYLPLHWSADDCYRYPIILAYDSMHFTPLVVLKDSGPEIKALPLVSCERGRFEDLKVHFLTDAEEREKEKLLRAYLMVIEIPVQGWDPGTAHPINAAKLDEGNLPKEINLVEDYFQLVQHEYKRWKENSEFTGKETGARNGLQLQLSQLSLMETKCETPNCPFYMSVNTQPFCHECSEQRQKANLIKRQHFWSGSEKSRVNRSNHTKEERHPPPAWASENISTEPRSAPPTAPSLFLYSETTAMKCKTPGCPFTLNVQYDGLCERCYNGAEVNPCNIPSDPQHSNCGTCTSCLKDTNRTFNGMCSTCFKRTIDHSSNAGSDTMPSTHQRSNSDPIPMPQSYLQHSCHTVTSSNRVEAPLYVQPQIIEPRPRNSKCRKPGCNFFGTLQNEGFCTLCYFEYQENREAPLLLRRRSPVTSPVLEPPGIPAAVYQNTVSCPGRECGTIGSTMLEGYCQKCFIEAQSKRLHEARRAEDTIVRQSEQMGQHQDLHQKTTRSQKRKCTTVSCRNNLASRSAEVCQECLRVSQQRQSGTPQVEPPADEIPKQRCLVPACDHYDEYRQYSKDVKEDW, encoded by the exons ATGGCTGGATCACAGATCATCCCTCAAGCTTTATATTTGAGCAACATGCTGAAAGCTGTGAAGATAAGAGAACTGATGTCGGAAGACCTCGTCAAATGCAACAATGGAATTATCCAGCATTTTAAAACTATGCATAGATACACCATAGAGATGTTCAGGATGTGTCATTTTTGCCCGCCGTTTCAGAAGCTTCTTCAAAAATCTCTAATTGACCAAGCAACCCAAAACTCACTGGAGCGCCAAAAGAAGTTAAACTGGTGTCGAGAAGTTAAAAAACTTATGCCATTGAAGACTAATG GAGATGGAAATTGCCTAATGCACGCTGCTTCCCAGTATATGTGGGGTGTCCAAGACATCGACCTGCTTCTGAGAAAAACATTGTTTAGTGTGCTTAAAGAAGCCGATACGCGCAATTTTAAACTGCGCTGGCAGCGAGAAACACTGAAATCACAGGAATTTGTAGCAACGGGACTCTGCTATGATACCAGG AACTGGGATGATGAGTGGGACAATCTTGTTAAAATGGCATCTGCAGAAACATCAGTTGCCCACAGAGGGCTTCAGTATACCTGCCTGGAAGAAATCCATATATTTGTCCTTGCTAACATCTTAAGGCGCCCCATCATCGTTGTTGCAG ATAAAATGATCAGAAGTTTGCAGTCAGGTTCCAGCTTTTCCCCTCTGAACGTTGGTGGAATATATCTGCCTCTCCATTGGTCAGCAGACGACTGTTACCGATATCCTATCATTCTTGCTTACGACAGTATGCACTTCACTCCTTTGGTTGTTCTGAAGGATAGCGGGCCAG AAATCAAAGCGCTTCCTTTGGTCAGTTGTGAAAGAGGAAGATTTGAAGACTTGAAAGTGCACTTTTTAACTGACgctgaagaaagagagaaagaaaaactgtTAAGAGCCTATCTCATGGTGATTGAAATTCCTGTACAAGGGTGGGACCCAGGGACAGCACATCCCATTAATGCTGCAAA gttggATGAAGGTAACTTGCCCAAAGAGATTAATCTGGTGGAAGATTACTTCCAGCTGGTGCAACATGAGTACAAGAGGTGGAAAGAAAACAGTGAATTTACTGGGAAGGAAACGGGTGCGAGAAACGGGCTGCAGTTGCAGCTATCCCAACTATCGCTGATGGAGACAAAATGTGAAACTCCCAACTGCCCTTTCTACATGTCTGTGAATACCCAGCCATTCTGCCATGAGTGCTCGGAACAAAGACAAAAGGCGAATTTGATAAAGAGGCAGCACTTCTGGTCAGGCTCAGAGAAGTCCCGGGTAAATAGGTCCAATCACACAAAAGAAGAACGCCATCCTCCTCCTGCCTGGGCTTCTGAAAATATCAGCACGGAACCTCGTTCTGCGCCTCCCACAGCACCAAGTCTTTTCCTATACAGTGAAACAACTGCCATGAAATGCAAAACCCCGGGCTGCCCTTTTACACTCAATGTGCAATATGACGGGCTTTGCGAACGTTGCTACAACGGTGCAGAGGTCAACCCTTGCAATATCCCAAGCGACCCGCAGCATTCAAATTGTGGGACTTGCACATCGTGCCTTAAGGACACCAACAGGACCTTCAATGGGATGTGTAGCACTTGCTTCAAACGGACTATAGACCATTCCTCAAACGCCGGCTCTGACACCATGCCTTCAACCCACCAGAGGTCCAATTCTGACCCTATTCCTATGCCACAAAGTTATTTGCAGCATTCCTGCCATACAGTAACCAGCAGCAATAGAGTGGAAGCGCCACTATATGTTCAGCCCCAAATAATAGAACCAAGGCCAAGGAACAGTAAATGCAGGAAGCCTGGCTGTAATTTTTTCGGAACTCTCCAGAATGAAGGCTTTTGTACCCTGTGTTACTTTGAGTATCAAGAAAATAGAG AGGCCCCTCTGCTTCTTCGGCGAAGGTCTCCTGTGACTTCTCCTGTTTTGGAGCCCCCTGGAATCCCAGCTGCTGTCTATCAGAATACCGTTTCCTGCCCAGGCCGAGAATGTGGTACAATAGGGAGCACCATGCTTGAGGGATACTGCCAGAAATGTTTTATCGAAGCACAGAGCAAGCGGCTCCATGAAGCCAGAAGGGCTGAAGACACAATAGTGAGACAATCAGAG CAAATGGGACAACATCAAGATTTACACCAGAAAACTACGCGGTCTCAAAAACGCAAATGTACTACAGTTTCGTGTAGAAATAATTTAGCTTCCCGGAGTGCGGAAGTGTGTCAAGAGTGCTTGCGTGTCAGCCAACAGAGACAGTCTGGAACGCCTCAGGTTGAACCTCCAGCCGATGAAATTCCCAAACAACGTTGTCTGGTCCCTGCCTGTGACCACTATG
- the TNFAIP3 gene encoding tumor necrosis factor alpha-induced protein 3 isoform X1 has protein sequence MAGSQIIPQALYLSNMLKAVKIRELMSEDLVKCNNGIIQHFKTMHRYTIEMFRMCHFCPPFQKLLQKSLIDQATQNSLERQKKLNWCREVKKLMPLKTNGDGNCLMHAASQYMWGVQDIDLLLRKTLFSVLKEADTRNFKLRWQRETLKSQEFVATGLCYDTRNWDDEWDNLVKMASAETSVAHRGLQYTCLEEIHIFVLANILRRPIIVVADKMIRSLQSGSSFSPLNVGGIYLPLHWSADDCYRYPIILAYDSMHFTPLVVLKDSGPEIKALPLVSCERGRFEDLKVHFLTDAEEREKEKLLRAYLMVIEIPVQGWDPGTAHPINAAKLDEGNLPKEINLVEDYFQLVQHEYKRWKENSEFTGKETGARNGLQLQLSQLSLMETKCETPNCPFYMSVNTQPFCHECSEQRQKANLIKRQHFWSGSEKSRVNRSNHTKEERHPPPAWASENISTEPRSAPPTAPSLFLYSETTAMKCKTPGCPFTLNVQYDGLCERCYNGAEVNPCNIPSDPQHSNCGTCTSCLKDTNRTFNGMCSTCFKRTIDHSSNAGSDTMPSTHQRSNSDPIPMPQSYLQHSCHTVTSSNRVEAPLYVQPQIIEPRPRNSKCRKPGCNFFGTLQNEGFCTLCYFEYQENREAPLLLRRRSPVTSPVLEPPGIPAAVYQNTVSCPGRECGTIGSTMLEGYCQKCFIEAQSKRLHEARRAEDTIVRQSEQMGQHQDLHQKTTRSQKRKCTTVSCRNNLASRSAEVCQECLRVSQQRQSGTPQVEPPADEIPKQRCLVPACDHYGNNKCNGYCNECYQFKQIYG, from the exons ATGGCTGGATCACAGATCATCCCTCAAGCTTTATATTTGAGCAACATGCTGAAAGCTGTGAAGATAAGAGAACTGATGTCGGAAGACCTCGTCAAATGCAACAATGGAATTATCCAGCATTTTAAAACTATGCATAGATACACCATAGAGATGTTCAGGATGTGTCATTTTTGCCCGCCGTTTCAGAAGCTTCTTCAAAAATCTCTAATTGACCAAGCAACCCAAAACTCACTGGAGCGCCAAAAGAAGTTAAACTGGTGTCGAGAAGTTAAAAAACTTATGCCATTGAAGACTAATG GAGATGGAAATTGCCTAATGCACGCTGCTTCCCAGTATATGTGGGGTGTCCAAGACATCGACCTGCTTCTGAGAAAAACATTGTTTAGTGTGCTTAAAGAAGCCGATACGCGCAATTTTAAACTGCGCTGGCAGCGAGAAACACTGAAATCACAGGAATTTGTAGCAACGGGACTCTGCTATGATACCAGG AACTGGGATGATGAGTGGGACAATCTTGTTAAAATGGCATCTGCAGAAACATCAGTTGCCCACAGAGGGCTTCAGTATACCTGCCTGGAAGAAATCCATATATTTGTCCTTGCTAACATCTTAAGGCGCCCCATCATCGTTGTTGCAG ATAAAATGATCAGAAGTTTGCAGTCAGGTTCCAGCTTTTCCCCTCTGAACGTTGGTGGAATATATCTGCCTCTCCATTGGTCAGCAGACGACTGTTACCGATATCCTATCATTCTTGCTTACGACAGTATGCACTTCACTCCTTTGGTTGTTCTGAAGGATAGCGGGCCAG AAATCAAAGCGCTTCCTTTGGTCAGTTGTGAAAGAGGAAGATTTGAAGACTTGAAAGTGCACTTTTTAACTGACgctgaagaaagagagaaagaaaaactgtTAAGAGCCTATCTCATGGTGATTGAAATTCCTGTACAAGGGTGGGACCCAGGGACAGCACATCCCATTAATGCTGCAAA gttggATGAAGGTAACTTGCCCAAAGAGATTAATCTGGTGGAAGATTACTTCCAGCTGGTGCAACATGAGTACAAGAGGTGGAAAGAAAACAGTGAATTTACTGGGAAGGAAACGGGTGCGAGAAACGGGCTGCAGTTGCAGCTATCCCAACTATCGCTGATGGAGACAAAATGTGAAACTCCCAACTGCCCTTTCTACATGTCTGTGAATACCCAGCCATTCTGCCATGAGTGCTCGGAACAAAGACAAAAGGCGAATTTGATAAAGAGGCAGCACTTCTGGTCAGGCTCAGAGAAGTCCCGGGTAAATAGGTCCAATCACACAAAAGAAGAACGCCATCCTCCTCCTGCCTGGGCTTCTGAAAATATCAGCACGGAACCTCGTTCTGCGCCTCCCACAGCACCAAGTCTTTTCCTATACAGTGAAACAACTGCCATGAAATGCAAAACCCCGGGCTGCCCTTTTACACTCAATGTGCAATATGACGGGCTTTGCGAACGTTGCTACAACGGTGCAGAGGTCAACCCTTGCAATATCCCAAGCGACCCGCAGCATTCAAATTGTGGGACTTGCACATCGTGCCTTAAGGACACCAACAGGACCTTCAATGGGATGTGTAGCACTTGCTTCAAACGGACTATAGACCATTCCTCAAACGCCGGCTCTGACACCATGCCTTCAACCCACCAGAGGTCCAATTCTGACCCTATTCCTATGCCACAAAGTTATTTGCAGCATTCCTGCCATACAGTAACCAGCAGCAATAGAGTGGAAGCGCCACTATATGTTCAGCCCCAAATAATAGAACCAAGGCCAAGGAACAGTAAATGCAGGAAGCCTGGCTGTAATTTTTTCGGAACTCTCCAGAATGAAGGCTTTTGTACCCTGTGTTACTTTGAGTATCAAGAAAATAGAG AGGCCCCTCTGCTTCTTCGGCGAAGGTCTCCTGTGACTTCTCCTGTTTTGGAGCCCCCTGGAATCCCAGCTGCTGTCTATCAGAATACCGTTTCCTGCCCAGGCCGAGAATGTGGTACAATAGGGAGCACCATGCTTGAGGGATACTGCCAGAAATGTTTTATCGAAGCACAGAGCAAGCGGCTCCATGAAGCCAGAAGGGCTGAAGACACAATAGTGAGACAATCAGAG CAAATGGGACAACATCAAGATTTACACCAGAAAACTACGCGGTCTCAAAAACGCAAATGTACTACAGTTTCGTGTAGAAATAATTTAGCTTCCCGGAGTGCGGAAGTGTGTCAAGAGTGCTTGCGTGTCAGCCAACAGAGACAGTCTGGAACGCCTCAGGTTGAACCTCCAGCCGATGAAATTCCCAAACAACGTTGTCTGGTCCCTGCCTGTGACCACTATGGTAATAACAAATGCAATGGCTATTGCAACGAATGCTATCAGTTCAAACAAATATATGGATAA